Within Leishmania infantum JPCM5 genome chromosome 35, the genomic segment GCGCACGGAGTGAGTTGCGAGTTTCTGCTGCGTTCGTCCATCACGCAGCTCGGCGTCAACGCCGTGAATGTTGGGATCGAAATCGACcctgagcagcgccgcgccgttgTCAAGATGGATCTCGTCGCCCTGACTCCCCTCGCAGTGCTCATGCTGGACTACATTGCGGTCGGTGCCCACGTCGGCAAGCTCTTCGCCTTGGAGTCGAATCGTGTGGTGCGAAATACGGACTACATTACTCGTCTTCTGCACGCCGTCAATCAGCGTGgtcagccgctgctcgtgtACGGCACCGGTGAGGCGCCCAACTGGGACCTGAAAATCGTGGATGGTCGCGTGGTGGCGTATCTGCCCGTGCTGCCTGGGACGTTCACGTACAGTGGCGAGATCCATGGGCTGCTGCCCACGATCGGaatggcgctgcgcagggGTACCGCGTACAAAGACCTCATCCGCCTGCATCAGGAGTTCCACGAGGGCTACAcgcgcgtcgccgcgtcgtcAGGGGTTCTGATGGTGCGTGGGTACGCCATGCACTTCCGCACTGTATTTGGCCGCGTGGTGGACAGCCTTTTGCCGAAGGGGTTGCACTCCATGAGTTCTCGCCTCATTGAACCGGAGGAGGGCCTGGCGGATGCCTCCGCTCGGGAGCGCGTGCTTGTTTTCTACGGCGACTCAATCGACGATCTCACCCACGTTCCCATTGAGTTCTACACGCTAGAGTCGTACCGTGAGCAGGTGCCCTTCTCACTGCGTAAGACGCTGGCggaccgctgcagcacgacgAGCAGCATCCTGCGTGCCTTCAAGAGTGCGCCGAAGGGCGACctgccgtgctgcgcgtacgtgtgcaAGGGCGGTCAATTCACGGAGATGCACGCCGACGACTGGATCGTGACGGACCCGAAGCAGACGACCTACGTTGGGATCGAGAATCCAGTTGAGCAGCAGGAACTGGTGCAGCGGTACACGTATCAGCAGTGCGAGTATGCGATCTTGTCTGCGATTGCGATTGGCGACATCaccagcgacggcgtcctTTTCACTCGCTACTTCCCGTCCCCGTGCTTAAAGTCCCTCATTCTGTCCCGCGCGGTGTGTAAGAAGCTGCGCGCCATCTTTTTCACCAAGGCATCTCGCCACTACGGCTCTTTTTTTAGCCAGGAGGATGCGGCGATGCTCGGCGACCTCAACACGTtcggcatcgccgtcttTGAGGTCAACGAGCAGAAGGGGGAGGTGTACCAGTACATTCGCCGCCCCGGCCGCGACGCGGGCGCCTTCGTTCCTCTCGAGCGTCGTCAAGAGTATGTCAACGCCACCTTCTTCGGCGTGTACGGCTCTAACCTCGTGGCGGGTGACTTTGAGGCGGAATTGATGACGCTGCTGAGTGGCATACTGCATATCAAGAAGACGTGCCAGCATCCGCTCTTGAACGAGACGAAGCCGCTGGCGCTCGTAACGGGCGGCGGCCCTGGCGCGATGGAGGTCGGCAACCGTGTGGCCAAGTCTCTAGGCATTCTCTCGTGTGGGCTCATCGTCGACTTTGGCAGCGTGGCTGCCAAGCCGGGTGCGACCATCAACGAGCAGAATCAGAACCCGTACGTGGAGGCACACTTCACGTACCGTGCTGACAAGCTCGTGGAGCGGCAATCGGACTTTAACTTGGACTTTCCCATCTTTCTCACCGGTGGCATTGGCACGGACTTTGAGTACGCATTGGAGGAGGTGCGACGCAAGGTGGCGACTGTGCCACCCAACCCGGTTATCCTCTTCGGCACGCCGGAGCACTGGGGTGCCAAGATCTCGGGCCGCTACCAGGCCAACCTGCACAGCGGAACCATCAGAGGGTCGGAGTGGATTTGCACCGTGCCGTGGGTCGTTTCCACTggcgcggaggcgctggaggtgtACCGGCATTTCTTCGAGGGCAAACTGCCGGTGGGGCCGAACAAGCCAACAAATGATCGTGGGTTTATGGTGGCTGCTGAGTACTTGGCGAAGGCGAAATGAATGTGTACCTGTGCTCGagtgtgcacgcacgcgtggaGGAGCAACGCAACCAGCTCCTCAGCACTGCGCACTGAGGGCCAGTCCGGAGGGTGGTGCCTCAGCTGACGGGACCAGAGGCCCTTTCTCCTTGCACTCATTGCCTTCCtcttttatttttttttttgatgtTTCGCTCACTGGCTGGCACGCGTGGTGGTCGCATTGCTTCGTTGTACTCCGCTTCCCTTAGCTGTCAAGGCCCGGGGTGTGCATCAGCGAATCTCTGCCTGCTCAGGCGGGGCGGGGAAGAGACCACCCATTGTGTTGGAGCGTTGCTTTCTTTGTACCTGTCTTTCATCGCTCTTGTCTACCGCTTTTGTGGTCACACTTTTTTGGCTtggcgctccgcctccacttCCTCCGTCGGTTGGTCTTTGCCCTTTTCGTTTAGGGTGGAGGGGCTGCAcagggccgcggcggcaccatgGTGATTCCTGTCTTTTTCGCTTGtactccctcccctcctcctcgccttcacGACGAGAGGGGGGCACCTCACCGTTGCACCTCAGGGTCCAGTACATCCactatgtgtgtgtgtgtgtggaggccaagcagcaccccctatccctgccaatgccgagccacttgCGGTGGTGACGCGGGGCCAGGCACCCGCGACGTGGTGGTGCCAGAGCGCTTCATCGCTGCTCATGCCGGCAGCCATGtcgtggacggcgttgcgtcggagcggcctgcgacagcgagcacgcgtgtgccatccatgtggtgggcagcgtgtcagcgcgactcgaaCGTGCCCcgcccggccctcgcactgcctactggtggTGGGCAACCTGCGTGCCACCGcgagggatgcaccagggATGGCGACTGGCATGGTGTGAgccgctgtgaggcgacatgcgaggcggcggatcGGTAGGTctcgaggcggtgctgagccgacggagtcggtgcactgctgcactggcgcgtgtctacggctgctttgCACCACGAGATGGGTCTGTGACTGGCCGGGGGCAGCAGAGTGGCGTTGggctcctgctgcgcggcagagaATGAACCCGCACATGCGGAGCGAAAGATGTCTTTGTGTTTTGTGCCAACTCCCTGCTTCTGAGAAAAGTGCATCTCGTCTGCGGGCTCTGCACTGCGGGTTGTCATGCATTTTGATGACATGTCTTCTTTTACCACCGCACTTTCCGTCTTTTTGGCGTTTCGCATTCACTAAGCAACGCACGCTCAAACACACTTGCGTATGGATCCGCAtacggcacacacacagggtAACGGGACACGAAATCCATCATGTTTTCTGGGTTGCATTTTCGCGGCTGGATTGTTATGAGTCTTATCTCGGTCCTTCTCttcaccgccgtcgctgttCCAGCTGCCTACATCCCCAAAACATTCTGGCGCACCATCTacgtcgctgtcgtcacGCCAGTGGTATGGGTAGTCTACAATGTCGCCCTCTACTTTGTTCTCTGCCGTCCTATGGCGCACTGCACTAGCATGTTTAGCCGCGGTGAGTGCTGCAAGACTAAGCACGCTGACGACACAGGCGATGTCACACTCTTAACGAAGGAGATGTACCAGCTGAACAACGTCTTGCACTCCCTCAAGTGCGAGACGGCGGAGATGAATGCTGCGACGACGCTAATCAATAATCAGCTTGACGGGAAGATGGCCGACCAATCGCCGCAGAAGGGCGCCTACAGCTCTTTCACAGAACTGACGCCGACGATGCGTTCGCCATGACGCCCCCAACACTTTGTGTGCAGATACAACGCAAGGTGTGCtggtcttttttttttctcgtctctctttttccgcACGTTTCGGACGGCAGTGCGCTGCCCGTGTTAGTAATTGcgctctgtctctctgtctctgtttTGTGCCTATTATCTTTGCCGTCTCTGTCGGAGAACGAGGGTGGCATcaactttttttttgattgctcctttttttttaaaTGGCTCATTGGCCACTCTTTGGGTggccgcacgcacgtgcgtgcgtgcccaGGGTGCGTGAGACGTGTTTTGTTTGTCTGTGTCTTTCATGATTCAAGTACTGGACTTTTATGTGAATCGCCCGTTCGCTACCGTCTGAGCACTTTTCTGCCCCGGCTCATGTTTTGGGTAAGCTTGCTCAGATGCCGTTTAGCGCATgaatgttttttttttgttcgcttGCCTCCACCACCTTTTTTTAACTTGTGTCTCCCCCGTTGCGTGGCTGTGCCACACCCCCTCTGTTCCTCCGCAGCCTACGTCTTCCTTGGTGACTtgccgctctgcctctccttGATCTTCTCATCCGAGTCTTTTCTCAGCGGCGGCATTAGACAGACTCCGCTTTCGAGGTCGGTCCTCTCTGTATGATCGCTTTCCCGCACCGAATTCAGGgacctcttccccctccgcctccccccggcgatgtgttgtgtgtgtgtttgctggggggggggcaccgCAGCAACACAAACGCAAAAGTGAGGAAACACACTACAGAGGTGCGCGCACCTTCAGGGAGTGGGAAGAACAACACGTGCATTCATGTTTGGAGGGCGAAGAGACGTGGAAACTATACGTGCGTGTAGAACTATGACATGCCGCCGGCTCATTCATGGTGTATGCTGTGTGGCGTCAATTCCTCGACTTAGCCGAACTCTTGCCTTTGCCGCTTGCGGTGCGGCACACAaggttgtgcgcgtgtgtgtgcatgtgtgtggaCAACGCTGGGGAGCTTCCAGAGTGTCTCCTTTTGTGTtcacctccttccctctttttcaTTGCTCTCGCCTCTTCTCGCTTACTTCCTACCTGGGCCGCCTGTGCATCTCTGCGCACTGTCACACGCTTCCACGCGTACGCACACCCGCGAATggacacacatacacgtgcgtgtgtgtagtAAATTAACCACAACGATCTCTCGGAGGTTCAGTCAGCGAGCAACAATAGAGGGAGCGTCAAGTCCTGCACTCGCTCGACAAGAAAAAAgcaaacagcaacaaaaaaggaacTTACTGTGACACACTATGGCGCGTCGTGGCTCTACGTCTCTTGCAGCGGCCTCGacagccgcgctgctggtgctggtgcttaGTTCTACTGTGAATGGTTTTGTGTTTCAACTTGAGTCTGGCAAATCACGCTGCTTCTTACAGGAGGTGGCGAGTGGCACCGACTTGCGAATTGTGTACAAGGCGGATGACACCTATGGTGATTTTCTCGACGTTGTGCTCACCAACGCGAATGGCAATACACTCTACAGGGAGTTGGGCAAGAGTAGCGGCGCTTTCCTGGAGCGCATCACCAACGGTGGTGAGCACTCCCTGTGCTTTACCTCACGCCAAGGAGCGCAGAGCGCGAAAATGACGCGAAGCCTGTTGCTGGTGATGCAATTGGGCGCGGATGCGAAAGACTACGACACCATGGCGACGAAGGAGAAGATGCGGCCGATGGAGGTGCAGATGCGCATGATGGAGGATACGGTTCAGGAGGTTCACAACGAGTTCGTCTACTTCCGCGCCCGCGAGGCAGAGATGCGTAACACGAATGAGCACATGACGGCCAAGGTGATGTGGATGTCGGTCGCCCTCATCATCCTCTTTGGCGTCTTTTGGTATCTGCAGATGCGTCACCTAAAGCGCTACTTcaagaagaagcgcatgATCGATTAGGCgagccctccctcccgcctcctGTTCCGCGACCGGTTCGGGGGCCGCAAAGAGTGAGAAAAGCCCCGGCGGAGgtgtatgtatgcgtatgtgtgtgtgctcatTTTTGATTCCTTGCACTCTCCTTGAGTCTGGTGTGGCTGctttcaccgccgccacctcaagcatctgtgtgtgtgtgtctctcagCTGCTGACGTTCTCTCTGCGCCGCCCTTTGTCTACCTCGGCTCCTTTCTTTTGTGCTGTTCAGGAGTACCGAGTtaaaggagagggaaaggggatGAGAGGGGCCAAGGTGAGGTGTGTGCGACTGCCAACCGCAGAGGCAGCgatgagcggcagcgtggcatGTGATGCACAACCGCAAGGAAAAAACAAAGCGGTTCTTCGGGCATTtattttccttttcttttcccttttctgtTCTCCTGTGCTTGCTCTGTGTGCATTGCCCTTGCAAGTTTGTGTACAGCCAggtgctgtgtgcgtgtgcgtgcgcttgtggGTTGGAGTGCAGGGGTGAGAGGGGGTCGACGCCTCTTGGCGGCTTGTACTCCCCGTCGCCGTTCGCCGAGTCGTGGCTCTCTCTAGCTCCCTTGTTCTCTTGTCGTGTTTTTGTGCCCTTTCCTCGCCTTGTGTTTTTGTGTGGTTCTGACAGCGACTCTTACTC encodes:
- a CDS encoding COP-coated vesicle membrane protein gp25L precursor, producing the protein MARRGSTSLAAASTAALLVLVLSSTVNGFVFQLESGKSRCFLQEVASGTDLRIVYKADDTYGDFLDVVLTNANGNTLYRELGKSSGAFLERITNGGEHSLCFTSRQGAQSAKMTRSLLLVMQLGADAKDYDTMATKEKMRPMEVQMRMMEDTVQEVHNEFVYFRAREAEMRNTNEHMTAKVMWMSVALIILFGVFWYLQMRHLKRYFKKKRMID